Part of the Corallococcus macrosporus genome is shown below.
CTGGAACGAAGGCGCACCCATGGCACCCTCGTTGAGGTTCGCGGCGATGCCCCAGCCCAGCAGCGTGTAGACGACACCCATGAACGCGCCGAACCACGGGTTGAGCACCGGGAACAGCAGGTTGCGCCAGGTCATCCGCCGCGACGTCCGCTTCGGCGGGAAGCACTCCTTCAGCTCGAAGCCGCCCGGCGACTGGTCCTTCTTCGGCAGGTGCGTGGGGTGCAGGAAGGCCCCTCCCCCACCCGCGACAATCTTCTGCCGCCCAGCCGCGTCCTGGTGCCGGCGGTAGTGGTGCAGGTCTCCCGCGAGGAAGACGCTCACACTCTTGCCCAACACCCTGCGCTCCAGGAAGTCGATGTTGTTGTCCAGGAAGCCTCGGCCCGCGTGGGGCGTCACCTGCTGTTTGATCCACGCCGGCTCCGCGTTGCAGAGGATGATGCGATCCGTGGGTGCCATCTTCTTCCGGGCCACCTTCTGGAAGAACCTCACCTGCGGCAGGTCCAGGTCGGATTGCAGCTGCATGTCCGTGCCCAGCAGCCACCAGCCGTGCGGCAGCTTCAGCGCGAAGTAGCTGCGCCGCTGCCGCGTGTGCCAGCCCTTGGAGTGGCGGCCCTGGCAGAACAGGCGCGTGAAGGACACCAGCCCGTCGTACCAGTCATGGTTGCCGGGCACCGCGAACAGGTGCGGCCGGGGACGCCGCCTGTTCAAGGCGGCCTCGTAGGGCACCACCGTGCGCGCCTGGTACTCCTCCACGCTCGCGGTCGGATAGACCTCATCCCCACCGAACACGAGCACGTCACCGCCCTCCGTGGAGTGCGTCTTCCCGCAGGCGTCCGTCAGCTCGAGCTTCGGCGCCATCACCGTGGAGGCCACCGCGTAGGTGGAGTCCCAGCCGTCGCCCAGGTCCGACACGTAGTCCAGCCACAGCTCGTCGCGCGGGTGCTCCGTGTTCGTCTCCGAGTAGTCGAAACACAGCGGCTGGGGCTGCGACACGGCGTCCAGCAACCGCCGGTCCGCCTGCCGTCCGAACGTCCCCGACAGCAGCGCCTTCACGCCGGACTTCGCGAGCACGGCCGGGTCGAACCACGACACCATCGGCTTGCCCGGAGGCGTCCGCGGCTGGGGCGCGGGCTCCGTGCGCCGGCCCGGCATGCGGCTCACATCGGAGGCGCGGACGGCCATGTTCCCTCCTCGGGTGCCCGCGACGCATGTCCCCGCGTGGCACGGTGGTGCGAATCAATGAGCGCATCCGCGAAGCGGTCCGCGAGCGCCGCGATGGTGAGGCTCGGGTTGGGCCCGGTGGGGCCGGGCATCATCGAACCGTCGGCGACGTACAGTCCCGGGTGGCCGAAGGCCTGGCCCGTCGCGTCCACCACGCCCGTCTCCGGCCCGTGCCCCATGGGGCAGCCGCCCAGCGGGTGCACGGTGATGACCCGGCTCAGGTAGCTGAGCGGGTTCTGCACCAGCTTCCCCTCCAGCGTGCGGGCGATGTCCGCCATCGACTGGCGCAGCTCATCGAAGTACTCGCGCGAGCTGCCCATCCGCCAGTCGATGTCCAGCATCCCGTCCGCTGTCAGCCGCATGTGGCCATTGGGGATGTCGCGCCCCATGCCCAGCAGCGGCAGCGAAGTCGCGGAGCCCAGGCAGTCGCCCAGCAGCTCGGAGATCTCCTCGCTCACGTCGGAGTCGCGCGTGAGTCCCGTCCACCCGCGGATGAGGCGCCACGCCAGCTGCAGGCCCCGCTTCATCAGCGGCACCTGGTGCGCGCCCTCGTAGAGCCAGTTGACGAACTCCGGGTAGCCCGCGTCCTCGATGTAGTAGCCCCGGCCCGTGCCGCCCTCCTCCCTGGCCCGGAAGTGCAGCGCGCTGGTGATGACCGGGCCGTGCCCGCCGTCCAGGATGCGCGGCAGCTGCTTGCCGGTGCTCGAGTCATGGCACTGGCGCATGAAGCCCAGCAGGTCCCCGTTGCCGCAGAAGCGCGTGCCCAATTGTCCGCTCAGCCCGGGGAAGTGCCGCCGGTTCTTCAGGAGCAGATACGGGGTGCCGAACGTGCCCGCCGCCAGCACCAGCCGGTCCGCCGTCACGGTGGTCCGCGGCAACATGGACCGGGGACCTTCGCGCGGCACGTCCTCCGGGGTGTCCGAGTGGTCCAGGTACTGCACCACGTAGCCGCCCCCTTCCGCGGGCCACATCTCGGTCACCTCCGCGCGAGTGCGCAGCACCGCCTCGGCGTCTTTCGCCGCGGACAGGTACGTGTAATCGAGCGTGTTCTTGCTGCCCGTGTTGCAGCCGATGTCGCACTCACCACACAGGTGACAGGTGGTGCGCTTGCGGCCGTGGAGGTTGAGAAGTTCCTCGCGGATGGGCTCGCCGGGGACAGGCACCTCGCCCGGGTTGCCGAACGTCACCGCCAGCGGCGGCAGCTGCCAGTCCCCCGCGCGGCCCAGGCGCTCGGCCGCGAGCTTCATGGCCAGCGTCTTCGCCGTCGTCGAATAGGGCGCGTGCTCCAGCGGGTAGCGCTGCACGCGCATCATCCGCTCCACGGCGTCGTAGTGCGTCTCCAGGTCGGCGCGGGTGACGGGCCAGTCCTCGTAGCCGCCGCGCCGCAGGTCCTCGTGGATGAAGGTCTTCTCGTCCTTGCGCAGGAGCACGTTGGCGTAGATGAGCGACCCGCCGCCCAGCCCCGCGGACACCACGCCGCCCAGCCCCTTGAAGGACCAGAGGTTGAACAGGCCGTGCATGCCCTTGCTCGGGTCCCAGAAGTTGCGGCGCATGGCGTGCGGGCTGCGAGGGAAGGAGCCCGGCGGATACGCCTTGCCCCGCTCCAGCACGCACACCCGCAGGCCCGCGTCCGCCAGCCGCCACGCCATCACCGATCCGCCGAAGCCGGACCCCACGATGACGACGTCGAAGTGCTCAGCCCTCGTGGCCATGCGTGGCCTCCCCTTCCCGCTCGCGCACCGGCGCCTCCGGCGCGTAGAGGTCCCAGAGCGCTCCCAGGAACAGGTGGCCGAAGCGGGCCACCATGCCCGCGCCCTCCACGCCCCCGCGCGACGAGCGCATGCTGGAGACCAGGTGCAAGAGCTCCCGCATGCCCAGCACCAGCACGCCCGCGCCCACCACCGGGCCGCGCGCGTCCGGGCCCTCGTGCAGGTAGCTGTAGAGGCGCGTGGTGTCGCGCCAGAGGTCGGGCCCCGGGTCGTCATGCAGCGTCTTCGTGCCGTCCAGGTAGTAGTCCTGGCCGTTGGCCTGGAAGCGCAGGCCGTAGGTCATGATCTTCGTGCGCGGATCATCCGTGGAGCGGAAGAGGTTGAAGCGCCCCTCGCGCACCGGCAGGTCCATGCCCAGCGGCTTGTATTGCACGTGCGCCACCAGCCGGGCCGAGTGGTCGGCGTCGCGGATGAACGCCTCCATGTCGTCGATGGTGATGGTGCAGTGCATGGTGAAGGGCGTGGAGCGCCCGTCATGCGCGCCAGCCTCCGGGTCGGTGGTGCCCATCGCGAGGGGGCCGGACATGGTCTCGCGGAAGGTCAGGTCATTGGCGGGTTCGGTCATCTGGGTGATCTCCGGGGTGAGGGGCAGGCCCTGGGCGCCCGCCACCGTCAGGTAGCGCCAGGCGTCCGAGTAGCCCTGGTCGATGAGGGTCGCGGCCGTGACGTGGCCCGCGTAGAAGTCCGGGTCCAGGGGCAGCGGGTGCTCCGGCTTGATGAGGTGCACGGTGATGGGCCGCGCGTGTCCCGGCACGTGCTCGCCCGCGAGGATGCGCGCGTTGAGCTCGCGCACCTGCTCCAGCTCCGCGAAGAGCGCGCCGTTCGCGCTCAACTCGATCATGTGGACGTACTGCCGGAAGAAGCCGTCGTGGTAGCGGGGCGTGTTGCCGATGCACCAGACGATCCACACCTCGTCCGCGCCCCGGCGCACGGCCTCCATCACGTTGGCGTCCTGGATCCACACCGAGTCCAGGTACAGGTGGCCGTCCCTCGCCACGGGGGGCATGAAGAGCGGCAGGGAGACGCCCGCCACCAGCAGGTCTCGGTCCACGTCCGTGTGGGGGATGACCTCGTTCGTCTTCCGGGCGAAGTCGCAGACGTTGAAGGTGCCCGCGCGCTCGCGGTTCGCGCGGATGGCGTCCACGTCCACGCCCAGGTGCGGGAAGACGTGCTCGATGATGCCGTCCGCGTCCCCCATCGCGTGGAGCCTCCAGGGGCGCGTGTAGTCGTCCAGCGGCATCAGCGACACGAAGTCCTTCACGTCCAGCGTCCGCCACCGCTCGCACATCTCCGCGGGGGACAGGCCGGACAGCCACATCGCCAGCGTGATGATGCCGCCTGACGTGCCGTCCGCGTGGCTGAAGGAGAGCCGCGCGTCCGTCAGCGCGCGCAGCACGCCCGCCTGCCACGCGACGCGCATGCCACCGCCCGCGAGCACCAGCGAGCGCCGGGGTGCCTCCGCCGGCGAAGCCTGGACGCCGTGATTCTCCCCGAGCGCCCGGAGCGGCCGGCCCAACGGCTTGGGCTCGCGGGTCGCGTCCGCCACGCGCAGCGTGCTGACGGAGGGGCTGGTGGATTCCGGAGACGGTTCGTCCACCGTCTGGGGCTTGAGCACGGAGATGATCTGCTCGCGCTGGCGCAGCGAAGCGTAGAACCCCAGCACCAGCGCGGCGCTCAGCGCGTCGAACGCCGCCACGCCCAGCGCCAGCGGTGACAGCAGGCCGCGGCCCACGCCGATCGCCACCATCGCGCAGGCCCCCACCTTCTGGAGGCCCGTCCACAGGAAGGCGGCCGGGTTCGCGCGGGGCTCGTGCAGGCCGTGCAGGAGCAGGCCGCCGAACAGCACCATGAACATGCCCACGATGCGGAAGAAGTGCGCGGGCGCGGCGGACGCATCCGCGCGCAGCAGGCGCAGCTCCACCCCCGGCAGGAGCATCTGCGCCGCGCCGGTCACCAGGGTGATCCACCCGATGGCCGCGAGCGTCCAGCGCCAGGGACGCCCGTTGACGCGGGCCTGGCGCTCCAGCCATCGCGAAGCGGCCGGGCTCATGCGTGGGCCTCCCGGCGCGGCGGCACGGCCAGCCCGTAGCGCACGCGCGCCCCCGCCGGCTGCTCCGCGCGCAGCACCCGGTGCACGAAGTAGCCCAGCGTCAGCAGCCACTGCACCGTCCACAGCCCCACGCGGACGCGGTTCATCCGCATCCACGCGCCCAGCACCTCGCCCAGCCGCTCAGGCGACGTGATGCCGGCCGCCATCTCGTCGTTGTACGGAAAGATGTAGATGCGCGTGAGCAGCGTGGCCGCCACCACCGCCAGCAGCACGCCCAGCGGATACCAGCGCAGGGACGTCTTGCGCTCCCGCCACGCCAGCACCCCGGACGACAGCAGCATCACCGCCGTCATCCAGGTGAAGAACCGCGTGGCCGCCTGCACCTGAGGCACGAACTGCAGGGAGTAGTTGTCCACCGTGAGCTGGGGCGCGATGGGGAACGAGAACAGGATGAGCGACCAGCCCGTGCCCAGGTACATGGACGTGCACAGCAACAGCAGGCACGCATTCACCAGGTCGAAGAGGCCGCCGCGCTTCATGGCCGGGCTTCCTCGCGCGAGCGCACCTCGTGGACCGGCAGGGCCTCCTGGAGCGTCCCCGCCAGCGCGCCGTCGGACTCCGGGGGCGGCATGGGCGTCTGGTCCTGGCCCAGGTCCACCACGCTCTCCAGCCCCTCCGGGTACGTGGCCTCCGGGAGCGTGGGCTGGGTGAGGAACCACGCCTCGAAGTGGTCATCCAGCACACCGCTGGACGACGGGAAGAAGCCGGTGAAGAACGCGCGCGGGGAGATGCCCAGGTCCCTCAGCATCTGGATGCGCGGATGGTCCCCCAGCTCCAGCGTGCCCCACGCGCGCTTGCCCAGCCGGAAGCCGAACCGGCCCCGGAAGTAGATGGTGGACTTCATCAACATGCCCCGGAAGGCGCAGTAGTTCACCGCCGCCATCCGCAGCGGCAGCCACGCGAACCTCGGGCGCTCGATGCGCACGCGCACCGCCTGCTGGCCGCCCTCCTCGTAGCGGCTGCTCACGGAGCCGTCCTCCATCCGGAAGTCCAGCCGGGCCAGGTGCTTGGGCATGCCCCAGATGCCCTTGCCGCCCTTCACGGACACCTCCGTGTTCACCGGCAGGTCCACCACGTACTGCCCCACGCCGAAGTGCTTCTGGAGCAGCAGCGGCAGGAGCGGCGGCGCGGGCCGGCGCCCGTGCGTGCACGCCAGCGCGATGCTGAACTCGATGTACGCGCCGATGTCCGTCTGCTTGTAGTCGATGACGGAGATGAGCAGCACGGCCCGGTCGCGCGACACGCGCAGCGGGTGCAGCTCGTTGCCGGGCAGCAGGTTGGCCGCGCGGCGGGCGTCCACCGTGAAGGCGGCCATCAGCGCCGGGGCGCCTTTTGAATCCACCGGCAGTGCGTACGGGATGCCGTCCACGCGCGAGTAGCGGCCGGTCTGTCGCTGGATGCGTCGGGGGAGGAACATGGCATTGCCTTTCGTCAGTGCGGCAGCGAGCGATCCAGCTCGGAGAGGATGAGGGGGAAGACGTCCTGGGACGCGCGCTTGCCCATGAAGACGTCCAGGTGGCCGTAGCCCGGCAGGAGGTGCAGCGCGTGCCGGCCCGGGTGGAAGCGCTCCAGGTGCTCGAAGCTGCGGCGCTGGCTCTCCGCGAGGAAGCAGCGGTTCTCCTCGCCCGCGAAGAAGACGAAGCGCGCGTCCGTCTGGGGCTCGCGCTCGCCCAGGTCCTCCGGCAGCGCGCGGAAGCCCTCCACCGGCACCAGGTGGCCCGCGCGCACGCACTCCTCCATCTGGCGGAAGAACGTGAAGGGCACGGGGCCGAACTCGTGCTGGAGCCAGTCGTGCGTCCGGGCGTTGAGGTTCTCGTGCCGCCACAGCACGGGGAAGCCCGTGCCGTAGGTGAAGCTCGTCCAGCGGCAGACGAGATTGTCGCACTCGTGATGCGTCGCCTTCACCACGCGCGTCAGCACGCGCGCCGTGCGCGTGGGGCCGCCGTAGGCCCACTGCGGATCCAGGTACGGCGTGAAGCTGGAGACGAGCGGGACGGCGTAGCGCAGCTTCAGCTTCGCGGTCGCGGGCACCACCGGGTGCAGGGACACGGCGTTGGTGAGGATGAGGTCCACCTGGGGCAGCAGCCCCGCCACCGCGGCCATGGTGAAGCTGGTGGAGCCCTGGCAGTGGATGATGGCCTTGACCTTGTCCGCCCCCGTCTTCTCCACCACGGTGCGGATGGCGGGTGGGTGGTCCAGGACGGCGGCCTGGTCCAACGTCCACTCGCCCGGCTCCACGTCGATGCTGGCGCGCCAGTTCTCCAGCCACACGTCGTAGCCGTCCGCAATCAGCGCATCCACCACCGTCTGGCGCACCGGGGCGCGGAAGATGTTCCCGCGCACTCCCGCCCCATGCACCAGCACCACCGGCCCCTTGTCCGCCTTCTCGACGCCGCGCAGGTGCACCAGGTGCAGCGCGCGGCCGTCGCCCGCGAGGAAGGGCACGATCTCCTCGGAGTAACGCGGCTCATGGATTGTTTCCGCGGACATGACGGCATCCCCCCACACCGCAAACGTTGGTCGGTGCGGAAGGGGCGACAACCGGCGTGCAACCCCACGCCAGGCGCCGCTCCCCCCGCCTGACAGGAGCCACGGGCAACGGCGCTGCGCCTCCCTGTCACTCCGCCCGGGTCAGCCTCCGGAGTGCTATGCGTGAGGCCATGCACGCGGACACGGGTTGGAGCGACTACGAGGGCGGCGCGACGCTCGGGGGCATGGGCAGCCAGGGCGGCACCATCGTGCGGGACGAGGGCTTCCGCGGCCTCCTGCGCCTCACCTACGAAGCGGACGACTCGCGCTCCTTCCACGTCGTCACCTGCGGCGTGTCTGGCTGGCTGTCGCATCCGCGCTTCTTCGACAACGCGGCGGACGCGCTCCACGCCTTCGAGTCCATGAAGCCCGCGCTGGAGGAACTGGGCGCGGCGCTCCCGGAAGGTGGGCCCAGGTCCACCGCGGACGGCTGGGCAGCGGGCCCGCTGCTCGCCGCCTTCCGCGTGCGCTTTTCCTGAGTCGCGGTCTTCCCGCGCAAGGATTGCTTAAGGTTCTCCCGCGATAACCCGGTTCACCGTCCATCAGCCCCGGACGGTCCTCGAGCGGCACCCCCGCCGCTCCTGGCTCCGCAGCTCCCGGAGGAACCCCGGATGAAGAGCGAATCCCCCCAGGACCCTTCCCCCAAGGTCATCACGCGCCGGAGCATCCTGCGCGGCATTGGCCTGTCGCTGGCCGCGGTTCCCGTGGCGAAGCTGCTCGTGGCCTGTGGCGACGACACGACCGGCGGCGACACCGGCGCCGACGCGGGCACGGTGACGGACACGGGCACGGACTCCGGAGTGGTGGATCCGGGTGTCTGGGCCACGGGAGGCACCGCGGCGATGACGGCCGCCGCCACGTACCCGGATCCGTTCGCCTCGGGCATCGGCACCGTATGCAACCTCACCTGCGAGGCCACGCTGGGCCCCTGTTACGCGACCACGGTGGACCGCAAGGACATCAGCGAGGGCCATGACGGCCTGCCGGTGCGCCTGGCGTTCCTCATCGTCAACGAGTCGTGCGCGCCCGTCCCGAACGCCACGGTGGACATCTGGCACGCCGCGCCGGAAGGCCTGTACTCCGGCGAGGACGCGAGCGACTTCTGCACCTCCGGTGACGCGACAGCCCGCGCGGCGCGCTGGTTCCGAGGCGTGCAGACCACGGACGCCAACGGGCGCGTGGACTTCGACACCTGCTTCCCCGGTTGGTACAGCAGCCGCACCATCCACATCCACTTCACGGTGCGCGTGAACGGCCAGGAGTTCGTCACGTCGCAACTGTTCTTCGACGACACGACGAGCGACGACATCGTCAACCACCAGCCGCTCTACAACACGCGCGGCGCGCGCGACACGACCAACGCCAACGACACGGTCATCTCGGCGGACTCCGTGGGCAACTACCTCTTCGCCACGCAGCGCATGTCGGACGGCGCGATGCTGGCGTCCAAGACGCTGGTCATCCGCTCCTCGCGGGAGAGCGCGTCGTGCGCCGTGCCGGGAGGCAGCGGCGGTGGTGGCCCTGGAGGTCCCCCGCCGGGCGGCGACGGTGGCATGGGTCCCCCGCCTGGCTGGGATGGCGGCATGGGGCCTCCGCCGCCAAGCTTCGACGGCGGCATGCCCTGAACTAGGGTGGCGTGTCCGAAGGGAGGCATGGCGCATGGGCGAGCGCATCCTGCTGGTGGAGGATGACGACCAGCTCGGGTCCCAGATTGTCGGGCACCTGAGGGGCGCGGGCTTCGAGCCCGTGTGGTGGCGCGAGGGCCGCCTGCTGGTGTCCGGCGACCTGCCGGACGTGAGCCTCGTGGTGTTGGACCTGATGCTGCCCGGCACCTATGGCCTGGACATGCTCAAGGCGCTGCGGACCTTCTCGGAGGTCCCGGTGCTCATCCTGAGCGCGCGCAACGACACGCTGGACAAGGTCCGTGCGCTGAAGCTGGGCGCGGACGACTACATGACCAAGCCCTTCTGGCCGGAGGAGCTGGTGGAGCGAGTGCGCGCGCGCCTGCGCCGCCCCACCCTCCAGAAGGAGCAGGTGGTGGTGGAGGTGGGCCCGCTGCGCATCGACCTGCAGGGGCACACCGTGCAGGTGCAGGGGCGGCCGGTGGAGCTCACACGGGTGGAGTTCGAACTGCTCGCGGCACTGGCGCGCAGGCGCCAGGAGGCGGTGACGCGGCAGTGGCTGGTGGAGCACGTATTGGACCCGGAGCGTGAGGGCACGGAGCGCACGCTGGACGTCCACGTGTCGAGGCTGCGGCGCAAGCTGGGACCGGTGAAGTGCGTGGAGACGGTCTGGGGCGTCGGCTACCGGCTGGTGCCCGGGGAGGATGCGTGAAGCTGCGGTTGCGCCTGGCGCTCACGGCGGTGGCGGTGACGGTGCCTGCGGTGTTCGCGCTGGTGCAGGTGGAGCACTCGGTGCGCCGCCGCACGACGGACGAAGTCATCATCGAGTCCACGCTGTCGCAGATGCAGTCCGGCGGCCGCGAGCGCTGCGAGGCCGCGCCGGAAACCTGGATGGTCCGCACCCGCGCCCAGCGCCCGCCCTGGGAGCGCGAGGGCCTGCCGGACGGCAGCGGAGGGCCGCCATCGGGCACCGTCGCACCGAACGAACCCCCAGGCAGCGGGCCCGGCCCTGGAGGCCCCAGGCCCGGGGATGAAGGCCCGCCGCGAATGGGAAGCCAAGGTCCGCTGGGACGGCGCCTGCCACCGGTGAACCTCTATCCGTTCGACGGACAATTCGCCTCACGCAACCCGCAGGCACCGGCGTTGGACGACGAGCTTCGCAAGGGCGTGCTGGAAGACGGAGTGGGCGTACGCCGCTACTCGAAGACGGACGGCGCG
Proteins encoded:
- a CDS encoding metallophosphoesterase, which encodes MAVRASDVSRMPGRRTEPAPQPRTPPGKPMVSWFDPAVLAKSGVKALLSGTFGRQADRRLLDAVSQPQPLCFDYSETNTEHPRDELWLDYVSDLGDGWDSTYAVASTVMAPKLELTDACGKTHSTEGGDVLVFGGDEVYPTASVEEYQARTVVPYEAALNRRRPRPHLFAVPGNHDWYDGLVSFTRLFCQGRHSKGWHTRQRRSYFALKLPHGWWLLGTDMQLQSDLDLPQVRFFQKVARKKMAPTDRIILCNAEPAWIKQQVTPHAGRGFLDNNIDFLERRVLGKSVSVFLAGDLHHYRRHQDAAGRQKIVAGGGGAFLHPTHLPKKDQSPGGFELKECFPPKRTSRRMTWRNLLFPVLNPWFGAFMGVVYTLLGWGIAANLNEGAMGAPSFQ
- a CDS encoding GMC oxidoreductase, with product MATRAEHFDVVIVGSGFGGSVMAWRLADAGLRVCVLERGKAYPPGSFPRSPHAMRRNFWDPSKGMHGLFNLWSFKGLGGVVSAGLGGGSLIYANVLLRKDEKTFIHEDLRRGGYEDWPVTRADLETHYDAVERMMRVQRYPLEHAPYSTTAKTLAMKLAAERLGRAGDWQLPPLAVTFGNPGEVPVPGEPIREELLNLHGRKRTTCHLCGECDIGCNTGSKNTLDYTYLSAAKDAEAVLRTRAEVTEMWPAEGGGYVVQYLDHSDTPEDVPREGPRSMLPRTTVTADRLVLAAGTFGTPYLLLKNRRHFPGLSGQLGTRFCGNGDLLGFMRQCHDSSTGKQLPRILDGGHGPVITSALHFRAREEGGTGRGYYIEDAGYPEFVNWLYEGAHQVPLMKRGLQLAWRLIRGWTGLTRDSDVSEEISELLGDCLGSATSLPLLGMGRDIPNGHMRLTADGMLDIDWRMGSSREYFDELRQSMADIARTLEGKLVQNPLSYLSRVITVHPLGGCPMGHGPETGVVDATGQAFGHPGLYVADGSMMPGPTGPNPSLTIAALADRFADALIDSHHRATRGHASRAPEEGTWPSAPPM
- a CDS encoding patatin-like phospholipase family protein, yielding MSPAASRWLERQARVNGRPWRWTLAAIGWITLVTGAAQMLLPGVELRLLRADASAAPAHFFRIVGMFMVLFGGLLLHGLHEPRANPAAFLWTGLQKVGACAMVAIGVGRGLLSPLALGVAAFDALSAALVLGFYASLRQREQIISVLKPQTVDEPSPESTSPSVSTLRVADATREPKPLGRPLRALGENHGVQASPAEAPRRSLVLAGGGMRVAWQAGVLRALTDARLSFSHADGTSGGIITLAMWLSGLSPAEMCERWRTLDVKDFVSLMPLDDYTRPWRLHAMGDADGIIEHVFPHLGVDVDAIRANRERAGTFNVCDFARKTNEVIPHTDVDRDLLVAGVSLPLFMPPVARDGHLYLDSVWIQDANVMEAVRRGADEVWIVWCIGNTPRYHDGFFRQYVHMIELSANGALFAELEQVRELNARILAGEHVPGHARPITVHLIKPEHPLPLDPDFYAGHVTAATLIDQGYSDAWRYLTVAGAQGLPLTPEITQMTEPANDLTFRETMSGPLAMGTTDPEAGAHDGRSTPFTMHCTITIDDMEAFIRDADHSARLVAHVQYKPLGMDLPVREGRFNLFRSTDDPRTKIMTYGLRFQANGQDYYLDGTKTLHDDPGPDLWRDTTRLYSYLHEGPDARGPVVGAGVLVLGMRELLHLVSSMRSSRGGVEGAGMVARFGHLFLGALWDLYAPEAPVREREGEATHGHEG
- a CDS encoding acetoacetate decarboxylase family protein, encoding MFLPRRIQRQTGRYSRVDGIPYALPVDSKGAPALMAAFTVDARRAANLLPGNELHPLRVSRDRAVLLISVIDYKQTDIGAYIEFSIALACTHGRRPAPPLLPLLLQKHFGVGQYVVDLPVNTEVSVKGGKGIWGMPKHLARLDFRMEDGSVSSRYEEGGQQAVRVRIERPRFAWLPLRMAAVNYCAFRGMLMKSTIYFRGRFGFRLGKRAWGTLELGDHPRIQMLRDLGISPRAFFTGFFPSSSGVLDDHFEAWFLTQPTLPEATYPEGLESVVDLGQDQTPMPPPESDGALAGTLQEALPVHEVRSREEARP
- a CDS encoding esterase/lipase family protein, with translation MSAETIHEPRYSEEIVPFLAGDGRALHLVHLRGVEKADKGPVVLVHGAGVRGNIFRAPVRQTVVDALIADGYDVWLENWRASIDVEPGEWTLDQAAVLDHPPAIRTVVEKTGADKVKAIIHCQGSTSFTMAAVAGLLPQVDLILTNAVSLHPVVPATAKLKLRYAVPLVSSFTPYLDPQWAYGGPTRTARVLTRVVKATHHECDNLVCRWTSFTYGTGFPVLWRHENLNARTHDWLQHEFGPVPFTFFRQMEECVRAGHLVPVEGFRALPEDLGEREPQTDARFVFFAGEENRCFLAESQRRSFEHLERFHPGRHALHLLPGYGHLDVFMGKRASQDVFPLILSELDRSLPH
- a CDS encoding protocatechuate 3,4-dioxygenase translates to MKSESPQDPSPKVITRRSILRGIGLSLAAVPVAKLLVACGDDTTGGDTGADAGTVTDTGTDSGVVDPGVWATGGTAAMTAAATYPDPFASGIGTVCNLTCEATLGPCYATTVDRKDISEGHDGLPVRLAFLIVNESCAPVPNATVDIWHAAPEGLYSGEDASDFCTSGDATARAARWFRGVQTTDANGRVDFDTCFPGWYSSRTIHIHFTVRVNGQEFVTSQLFFDDTTSDDIVNHQPLYNTRGARDTTNANDTVISADSVGNYLFATQRMSDGAMLASKTLVIRSSRESASCAVPGGSGGGGPGGPPPGGDGGMGPPPGWDGGMGPPPPSFDGGMP
- a CDS encoding response regulator transcription factor, with protein sequence MGERILLVEDDDQLGSQIVGHLRGAGFEPVWWREGRLLVSGDLPDVSLVVLDLMLPGTYGLDMLKALRTFSEVPVLILSARNDTLDKVRALKLGADDYMTKPFWPEELVERVRARLRRPTLQKEQVVVEVGPLRIDLQGHTVQVQGRPVELTRVEFELLAALARRRQEAVTRQWLVEHVLDPEREGTERTLDVHVSRLRRKLGPVKCVETVWGVGYRLVPGEDA